CATAAACACGTAAATAAAACACCATAACGTTTCAGTGTAGAACGTCTCTCCTTGATGAGGAATGGACCAAACCATAACGTTTCAGTGTAGAACGTCTCTCCTTGATGAGGAATGGACCAAAGTAATCTACAGCGCTGTAAACAAAGGGTGCTGTCGGTGTCATTCGGTCCGAGGGAAGATCGCCCATTTTCTGCGTGGCTGGTGTCCTGCGAATTTTTCTACAAATAACACATTTAGTGATGTAGTGAGATACACATGAAGAACTTCCGATAATCCACCATCCATTGTTGCCTGATATGATTTTGAGTCATCCCGCGGCCCATGTGGTTAATGTCTTCATGATAATGTCGTATTATCAACGATGTTACGTGCGATTTTTGAGGAAGAATTTTAGGATGCTTCATTTCATACTTCAGAGACGAACGCCGAAGACTACCACCAATTCGAAGAATCCCGTCTTCGTCCAAAACCGGATAAAACCTATATAATGAACTGGTTTTTCTTACATACCTTGAACGTGGGAAGGGCTCAGTCATATCGTCTTTTCTTCCCACTTTTGAAATGGATGCAATCTCGGCAGAAAAATGTTCTCGCTTCAAATTCCGAATGATTAAATTTTCTGCCCTTTTTAACAAGTCCACGTTGACGTTTGGGATGGGTTGAGTTTTCCGCAAAAATCCAATGTACACCATACAGTTAGCAACCTCTCTTTTTGTTCGCTCTTTTTGTTCGAAACCAATCTGAAAAATACTCCAATCTAATTAGTTCAAAGTTATTTGGCTCCAATTTTCGTTCGATTGAATAAAAGGAGGTTGCTTTCCGCATTTCTGACTGGAGATGGAGTTCTACTTCAATGTTAGTACGGTATTTAACCTCGTTGCTGTAAACTATTTCTTTCTGCCATAAGAATGAGGGNNNNNNNNNNNNNNNNNNNNNNNNNNNNNNNNNNNNNNNNNNNNNNNNNNTATTTTGCCTGATATGATTTTGAGTCATCCCGCGGCCCATGTGGTTAATGTCTTCATGATAATGTCGTATTATCAACGATGTTACGTGCGATTTTTGAGGAAGAATTTTAGGATGCTTCATTTCATACTTCAGAGACGAACGCCGAAGACTACCACCAATTCGAAGAATCCCGTCTTCGTCCAAAACGGATCCAACCTATATAATGAACTGGTTTTTCTTACATACCTTGAACGTGGGAAGGGCTCAGTCATATTGTCTTTTCTTCCCACTTTTGAAATGGATGCAATCTCGGCAGAAAAATGTTCTCGCTGCAAATTCCGAATGATTAAATTTTCTGCCCTTTTTAACAAGTCCACGTTGACGTTTGGGATGGGTTGAGTTTTCCGCAAAATTCCAATGTACACCATACAGTTAGCAACCGCTCTTTTTGTTCGCTCTTTTTGTTCGAAACCAATCTGAAAAATACTCCAATCTAATTAGTTCAAAGTTATTTGGCTCCAATTTTCGTTCGGTTGAATAAAAGGAGGTTGCTTTCCGCATTTCTGACTGGAGATGGAGTTCTAGTTCAATGTTAGTACGGTATTTAACCTCGTTGCTGTAAACTATTTCTTTCTGCCATAAGAATGAGGGTCCGCTCATCCACATCGAATCTGAAGTTAGTTGAGAAGGACGCATTCCTCTGCTAGCTAGATCACTAGGGTTCTCTCTCCCGTTCACATAAAACCAGGATTTTGGATGGGTCGCGTCCCGAATCTGCTGAACTCTGTTAGCTACAAAGATGTTAAACCGCTTTGCGTCATTGTTAATATAGCCCAATACAATTTTACTGTCTACCCAGAAAATGTCGGAGTAGTTACTGTAGTGCAGATTGCGTTTTAGGTAAGCACTGACTCTTGCTGAAACGACAGCTGCAGTCAATTCCAGACGAGGAATTGTCATCTGTTCTAGAGGTGCTACTCGTGATTTCCCCATTATAAAAGAGCAATGTACTTTACCGCAGTCGTCTATCAAACGTAAATACGAGCACTGCCCGTATCCGTCAAAACTCGCGTCTGAAAAATGGTGTACCTCTATTGTTTTCACTGTTCCGAAATCTTTTGGGTGAAAGCATCGCTTGATCTCTAGCTGTTCCACTTGAGCGATCTCGTTTTTCCATCGGTCCCATCTGATACGAAGGTGATCTGGTATTGGATCATCCCAATCCGCTTTGTCTTTGCACAATTCCTGTAATATCTTTTTCCCTTCTAAAACAACTGGAGAAAGAAAAGAAAGTGGATCGTATATTGAACAAACAGTGGAAAGAATGTTTCTTCTTGTAGGGGGCTTATCGTTTATCTCGCACAGCGCTCATCAGAAgacacactttttaaaacttttcgaTTATTGCTGATGATTTTGTGGAGCTGCAAACCAGCTTTCTCACAAACACCTTTAGCTTGGTGTATGACATCAATTGCTTCCTCAGGGGTTGCTACAGATAAGAGACGTCATCTACATAAAAATTATCGCGAATAAAGTTCGCCGCTTTACTGCCAAATTCTTCTTCCCCATCATCGGCTGCTCGTTTAAGTCCAAAATTGGCGATCCCTGGCGAGCTTACAGCACCAAACAAATGTACCTTCATTCGATGTTCCACTATAGGTTTTTGCATATCGCCATCTTTCCACCACAAGAATCTCAGAAGATCTCGATCTATTCGTTTCACGTAGAACTGGTGGAACATGGATTTTATATCCGTCATCACGGCCACATTCTCTTTTCTGAAACGAATAATAACGCCCATTAAGTTGTTAAGCAAGTCTGGACCCTGTAACAAGTTACTATTTAGTGATGTTCCTTGATATTCGGCTGAACAATCAAACACAACTCTTATCTTTCCAGGTTTCTTTGGGTGATATACTCCTGTATGTGGTACATAGTTCACCATTGCAATAGGCTCCGAACCAATATCGTCGGTCGCCTCCTCAGCACACTCCAGAATTACATCTTTCATGAAAATTTTGTAATCGTTGTAGTACGAAGAACAGCGTTGAAACCTGCGCTTAAGTTGCGACAGTCGTTTAATGGCAAGGCCTTTATTGTTAGGCAATCGAACCTCTCTAGATTTTAATGGCAATGGCATTTCATAATGTCCATCTGAACGCTGTTCTATGTTCCTCGTA
The Ciona intestinalis unplaced genomic scaffold, KH HT000529.1, whole genome shotgun sequence genome window above contains:
- the LOC108950655 gene encoding uncharacterized protein LOC108950655 isoform X2, coding for MGPMEKRDRSSGTARDQAMLSPKRFRNSENNRANRVQQIRDATHPKSWFYVNGRENPSDLASRGMRPSQLTSDSMWMSGPSFLWQKEIVYSNEIGFEQKERTKRAVANCMVYIGILRKTQPIPNVNVDLLKRAENLIIRNLQREHFSAEIASISKVGRKDNMTEPFPRSRYVRKTSSLYRLDPFWTKTGFFELVVVFGVRL
- the LOC104265820 gene encoding uncharacterized protein LOC104265820 gives rise to the protein MSIDDRKFIDIITRNIEQRSDGHYEMPLPLKSREVRLPNNKGLAIKRLSQLKRRFQRCSSYYNDYKIFMKDVILECAEEATDDIGSEPIAMVNYVPHTGVYHPKKPGKIRVVFDCSAEYQGTSLNKKRMWP
- the LOC108950655 gene encoding uncharacterized protein LOC108950655 isoform X1, with the translated sequence MGKSRVAPLEQMTIPRLELTAAVVSARVSAYLKRNLHYSNYSDIFWVDSKIVLGYINNDAKRFNIFVANRVQQIRDATHPKSWFYVNGRENPSDLASRGMRPSQLTSDSMWMSGPSFLWQKEIVYSNEIGFEQKERTKRAVANCMVYIGILRKTQPIPNVNVDLLKRAENLIIRNLQREHFSAEIASISKVGRKDNMTEPFPRSRYVRKTSSLYRLDPFWTKTGFFELVVVFGVRL
- the LOC113475455 gene encoding uncharacterized protein LOC113475455, which codes for MTDIKSMFHQFYVKRIDRDLLRFLWWKDGDMQKPIVEHRMKVHLFGAVSSPGIANFGLKRAADDGEEEFGTTPEEAIDVIHQAKGVCEKAGLQLHKIISNNRKVLKSVSSDERCAR